Proteins encoded within one genomic window of Acinetobacter sp. WCHA55:
- a CDS encoding 4-phosphoerythronate dehydrogenase, with protein MKIVADENLAFTDYFFAEFGEIEHKAGRTLTHADVVDAKALLVRSVTQVNPALINNTTLQYVGSATIGTDHLDIHAIEKQKIQWANAAGCNAQAVAEYVITALLHLNPALMDAEESFTLGIIGLGNVGSRLAFMAKLLGWNVIGHDPFVQQDAIQQVDLNTLLSTADAISLHVPLTKTSLHPTYHLFNAEAFAAMKATAILINSARGPVIEEQALLADIEKTQRKVVLDVFEHEPVISEQVLKAVSLVTPHIAGYSLEGKARGTQMIYEAFCKTFQFEAHKSFESQLPVCPQYFEGQDLKSALQKHLNEIYPIARDDQALRACLKEGVIDQKAFDHLRKTYPLRREWAAHGGPKA; from the coding sequence ATGAAAATCGTGGCAGATGAAAATCTCGCATTTACCGATTATTTTTTTGCCGAATTTGGTGAAATTGAGCACAAAGCAGGGCGTACTTTAACGCATGCCGATGTTGTAGATGCCAAAGCACTGTTGGTGCGTTCTGTAACTCAAGTCAATCCAGCATTAATCAATAACACTACACTTCAATATGTGGGTAGTGCAACGATTGGTACAGACCATTTAGATATTCATGCTATTGAAAAACAGAAGATTCAATGGGCGAATGCTGCAGGTTGTAATGCGCAGGCGGTGGCTGAATATGTGATTACAGCTTTGCTTCATCTAAATCCAGCATTGATGGACGCTGAAGAAAGTTTTACTTTGGGGATTATTGGTCTAGGAAATGTCGGTTCTCGCTTAGCTTTTATGGCCAAACTATTGGGCTGGAATGTGATTGGCCATGATCCATTTGTACAGCAAGATGCGATTCAGCAGGTCGATTTAAATACCTTATTAAGTACTGCCGATGCGATTTCATTGCATGTGCCTTTAACCAAAACAAGCCTACATCCAACTTATCATTTGTTCAACGCCGAAGCTTTTGCTGCGATGAAAGCGACAGCAATATTAATTAATTCTGCACGTGGGCCTGTGATTGAAGAGCAAGCTTTATTGGCCGACATCGAAAAAACACAGCGTAAAGTGGTACTAGATGTCTTTGAGCATGAGCCTGTGATTTCTGAACAAGTGTTGAAAGCAGTGAGTCTAGTGACACCACATATCGCAGGTTATAGCTTAGAAGGTAAAGCTCGTGGTACACAAATGATCTATGAAGCCTTTTGTAAAACCTTTCAGTTTGAGGCACATAAAAGCTTCGAGTCGCAGTTGCCTGTGTGCCCGCAGTATTTTGAAGGGCAAGATTTGAAATCTGCACTTCAAAAGCATTTAAATGAAATCTACCCGATTGCACGGGATGACCAAGCCTTACGTGCTTGCTTAAAAGAGGGAGTGATCGATCAAAAAGCCTTTGATCATTTAAGAAAAACTTATCCATTACGCCGTGAATGGGCTGCACACGGGGGGCCGAAGGCATGA
- a CDS encoding multifunctional CCA addition/repair protein: MQVYLVGGAVRDQLLGHPYHEKDYVVVGAMPEQLLAQGFQPVGKDFPVFLHPETKDEYALARTERKSGHGYHGFEFYTDSTVTLEQDLIRRDLTINAIAMDDEGTLYDPYGGKRDLELRVLRHVSDAFVEDPLRVLRVARFAARYKTLGFTVAEETLALMQQLADSGELEALTPERVWKETSRALMEDHADEYFEVLRRCGALKVLFPEIEALYGIPQRPEYHPEIDCGIHTMMSLQQACRANYTLDVRFAVLVHDLGKALTPIDELPRHIMHEERGVKPVTEVCERLKVPTQIKQLAITVCKEHLKCHQALTLKPGTLWRLLQRLDVLRRPERVEAFVQACECDSRGRLGLEDREYPQSAYILKVMDVVRNIKAQDLPADIKGSDIGEMLIERRIHAIGELKAQYS; encoded by the coding sequence ATGCAAGTTTATTTAGTAGGCGGTGCGGTCCGAGATCAGCTTCTGGGTCACCCCTATCACGAAAAAGATTATGTAGTTGTCGGTGCAATGCCTGAACAACTGCTTGCCCAAGGTTTCCAACCTGTAGGTAAAGATTTTCCTGTTTTTTTACATCCTGAAACCAAAGATGAATATGCGCTTGCCCGCACTGAACGGAAGTCAGGGCATGGTTATCATGGCTTTGAGTTTTATACTGACAGCACCGTTACCCTAGAACAAGATTTAATTCGACGTGACCTTACCATCAATGCCATTGCCATGGATGATGAAGGAACGCTGTATGACCCCTATGGTGGCAAACGCGACTTAGAGCTCCGTGTTTTACGTCATGTTTCCGATGCTTTCGTAGAAGACCCGTTACGGGTCCTCCGTGTTGCACGATTTGCTGCACGTTATAAAACCTTAGGATTTACTGTGGCTGAAGAAACTTTGGCACTGATGCAACAACTCGCAGACTCGGGTGAACTTGAGGCACTGACACCTGAACGCGTTTGGAAAGAAACCTCTCGCGCTCTGATGGAAGATCATGCCGATGAATACTTTGAAGTACTACGTCGCTGTGGTGCTTTAAAAGTGCTTTTTCCAGAAATCGAGGCACTTTACGGTATTCCGCAGCGTCCTGAATATCACCCTGAAATTGACTGTGGTATTCATACCATGATGTCCTTACAACAAGCGTGTCGTGCCAACTACACACTGGATGTTCGTTTTGCTGTTTTAGTGCATGACTTAGGCAAAGCTTTAACACCTATAGACGAGCTACCACGTCATATCATGCATGAAGAACGTGGGGTCAAACCTGTGACTGAGGTGTGTGAACGTCTAAAAGTCCCAACGCAGATAAAACAACTCGCAATTACGGTCTGTAAAGAACATTTGAAATGTCATCAAGCTCTGACCTTAAAACCAGGCACTTTATGGCGCTTATTGCAACGCTTAGATGTACTACGTCGCCCAGAACGGGTTGAAGCCTTTGTGCAGGCCTGTGAATGTGACTCACGTGGTCGTCTAGGACTTGAAGACCGTGAATACCCACAGTCTGCATATATTTTAAAGGTGATGGATGTGGTGCGAAATATCAAAGCACAAGACCTGCCTGCGGATATCAAAGGCTCTGATATTGGTGAAATGCTGATTGAACGTCGAATACACGCAATTGGAGAGCTGAAGGCTCAATACAGTTGA
- a CDS encoding rubredoxin: MKRYQCMVCGWIYDEQLGWPQEGIAAGTPWQDVPKNWTCPDCGVCKVDFEMVEI, translated from the coding sequence ATGAAGCGCTACCAATGTATGGTTTGTGGATGGATTTATGATGAGCAACTCGGATGGCCACAGGAGGGAATTGCTGCAGGTACACCATGGCAAGATGTTCCTAAAAACTGGACCTGTCCTGATTGCGGAGTATGTAAAGTTGACTTTGAGATGGTCGAGATTTAA
- the epmA gene encoding EF-P lysine aminoacylase EpmA, which produces MSQDVIHYQPTCDLKAMRARAKMYSQIRQFFAEREVLEVETPILSQAGVTDVHLASVQAQRHVQGKQQTHYLQTSPEFAMKRLLASGSGPIYQICKVFRDDEHGRKHNSEFTMLEWYRPNFSLKDLMFEVTDLLNVTLKQRFGEVRPTILSYKHAFMDRLDLNPLQASLKELKDCCNRVGLNLDLGDDRLGYIDLLFSHFVEPSLGFDTPVFLTDFPPELASLAKTKTDEDGELVAARFELYIEGLELANAYDELIDAEVLRSRFEADNAEREKLGLHVMPMDEFLLAALPQMTACAGIALGVDRLLMIATEHMQLEKVITFPASIS; this is translated from the coding sequence ATGAGTCAGGACGTGATCCATTATCAGCCAACCTGTGACTTAAAAGCCATGCGTGCTCGCGCGAAAATGTATAGCCAAATTCGCCAGTTTTTTGCTGAACGTGAAGTGCTTGAGGTTGAAACCCCTATTTTATCTCAGGCTGGTGTGACCGATGTGCATTTGGCTTCGGTTCAAGCGCAGCGTCATGTGCAAGGTAAGCAACAAACACATTATTTGCAGACCTCACCTGAGTTTGCCATGAAGCGCTTACTCGCCAGTGGTAGTGGGCCAATTTATCAAATCTGTAAAGTTTTCCGTGATGATGAACATGGTCGTAAACACAATAGTGAATTTACTATGCTGGAATGGTATAGACCGAATTTCAGCTTGAAGGATTTGATGTTTGAAGTGACAGATTTATTGAATGTCACATTAAAACAACGCTTTGGAGAGGTTCGCCCTACCATTTTGAGCTATAAGCATGCATTTATGGATCGGCTGGATTTGAACCCACTGCAAGCCAGTTTGAAAGAATTAAAAGACTGCTGTAACCGAGTGGGCTTAAATTTAGACTTGGGGGATGACCGCCTTGGTTATATCGATTTACTGTTTTCGCATTTTGTAGAGCCAAGTTTAGGTTTTGATACGCCCGTGTTTCTGACCGATTTTCCACCAGAGCTAGCTTCACTTGCTAAAACCAAAACAGATGAAGACGGTGAATTGGTTGCAGCACGTTTTGAGCTGTATATTGAAGGTTTAGAGCTCGCCAATGCTTATGATGAGTTGATTGATGCGGAGGTGTTGCGGTCACGTTTTGAAGCAGATAATGCTGAACGTGAAAAGTTAGGCTTACATGTGATGCCGATGGATGAGTTTCTATTGGCTGCTTTGCCTCAAATGACTGCATGTGCTGGTATTGCTTTAGGTGTGGATCGTTTATTAATGATTGCAACTGAACACATGCAGTTGGAAAAGGTGATTACCTTTCCTGCATCCATTTCATAA
- a CDS encoding OmpP1/FadL family transporter has protein sequence MKLNQKYLIGAILSVCAGQTYAAGLERSPQQIDALFESGTYAEVGYTYISPDITGTDSSGNKVSDMAEDFRMLNYAVKTDINPNLRLAVIYDEPFGAKVKFEGDNNFIATDRPAADANTRVDVKSKNITTLLGYNLNKNVMIYGGPVLQQLQADVHLRGLTYGPNSGYNNRFDDIAVGWVAGLSYAKPEMGILASLTYRSEVEHKATIDEDVPLADIVFAGNYSHSNSGTITTPESVNLNLQTGLNATTAVYAKVRYVPWSDFAYYPPVLKAATSKALGKGLPLVDYSEDQTSVELGIGKRLTPKLAISVSGLWDSGAGDPAPTLGPVQGYWGAGLAAKYNFNQKLAFSLGGRYMWFGDAKGELSSRQVVGEFEDNTGYIVGMKLSYKSK, from the coding sequence ATGAAATTGAATCAAAAGTATCTTATTGGAGCGATACTGTCCGTATGTGCAGGCCAAACTTATGCTGCGGGTCTTGAGCGATCTCCACAACAAATTGATGCTTTGTTTGAATCTGGCACTTATGCTGAAGTCGGTTATACCTATATTTCACCTGATATCACAGGTACAGACAGCAGTGGAAATAAAGTTTCAGATATGGCTGAAGACTTCCGAATGCTTAATTATGCAGTAAAAACTGATATAAATCCGAACTTACGCCTTGCGGTGATTTATGATGAACCTTTTGGTGCCAAAGTAAAGTTTGAGGGTGATAATAATTTCATTGCAACAGACCGCCCAGCAGCAGATGCCAATACACGGGTAGATGTGAAATCGAAAAATATCACAACACTTTTAGGATATAACCTAAATAAAAATGTGATGATTTATGGGGGACCAGTACTTCAGCAGCTTCAAGCTGATGTTCATTTACGTGGTTTAACTTATGGACCAAATAGTGGTTATAACAACCGTTTTGATGACATCGCTGTAGGGTGGGTTGCAGGTCTAAGCTATGCTAAACCTGAAATGGGAATTTTGGCTTCATTAACCTATCGTTCTGAAGTTGAGCATAAAGCAACTATTGATGAAGATGTTCCTTTGGCTGATATTGTATTTGCAGGAAATTATTCACACAGTAACTCAGGTACAATTACGACTCCTGAATCTGTGAATTTAAATCTGCAAACAGGTCTCAATGCAACGACTGCTGTTTATGCAAAAGTTCGCTATGTACCATGGAGTGATTTTGCTTACTATCCGCCAGTACTCAAAGCAGCAACGTCAAAAGCCTTAGGTAAAGGTCTACCTTTAGTTGACTATTCAGAAGATCAAACTTCAGTTGAACTGGGCATTGGTAAACGTTTGACACCAAAGCTCGCGATTTCTGTATCAGGTCTATGGGACTCAGGTGCAGGTGACCCTGCTCCAACATTAGGTCCAGTACAGGGCTATTGGGGTGCAGGATTAGCCGCAAAATATAACTTCAACCAAAAGTTGGCGTTTAGTCTAGGCGGTCGCTACATGTGGTTTGGAGATGCGAAAGGTGAATTATCTAGCCGCCAAGTTGTTGGTGAGTTTGAGGACAATACTGGTTATATCGTGGGGATGAAACTTTCTTATAAATCTAAATAA
- a CDS encoding GGDEF domain-containing phosphodiesterase — protein MPDISTENLDRHLQTAQISHSISHLRFLISSLLILNFYIFCAYHYNFSQNSFYFNLWFFVSEFILSIFWLVNTLYFNPKNHSAKHAHRWIQGICLSIGILVAAGVVCIYYYLPSLSGNFNYTNALLLSALLVIVTQTVCLTYLTQRISYFCLVFIPSITPYVLSQFINFDANHTLFHLTVNFILIVILLCANATNRINQHLSRLSIKNRELKKEAEKQVAWTDDLCKQLQNEVNKSKEIEQQLQLNNQLLEQKVRERTFDVNQINKDLKNKQENLSLAHEISGIRPWDWNIKDRLISLTNHKQEKVLKNSTQHQLQLQYLIHPNDIATFKSAMKSHLRGHSDRYEATYRVQHNNGKWYWVHDTGRVIARDPITQKPLQMVGIRRDIQHEKSNQERLRLAASVLEQAEQGIFILDEDLRYIDVNPFFERLAGFEAAQINGKHLFDIVANYKSHQRTTHSQIIGQLLKKGEYDGELNEKFLSGKELCIWMHLNAVTDEQDHVTHYIGIVSDLTERKLQEQRLSYLENYDTLTDLPNRFYYNYQLHQYLVSQQDSLKQLAIIRLNIDRFRPLNEFLSNNGGDELLRQVAQRLRLTNAEALMVAHLNGDDFAIVYEVSHIRPSVQEHIDRINKAFSLPFDIFGQEHIITLSMGISQYPEHGRQLDYLNNCAEQALSEAKRLGGNATKFYSLSNTVALEEGIYLERDLRLAIQNNELVVYYQPKINFHNQKIYGFEALVRWNHPTKGIVPPGLFIPMAEKTSLISDIGRIVILQTAKQIKEWNKLGFDNICVSVNVVAQQLQRGQLLKDLDEALDRYKISGSSLELEITESTLVENSETVKNLLETIKSRGIHISLDDFGTGYSSLSYLTDFPIDTLKIDRSFISKIGHCKQEAIVSAMIAMGKAMGMTVVAEGIETEQQLSYLQNLECDIAQGYLFSKPLPQLDATQYLRDHLDTPSYTYLI, from the coding sequence ATGCCAGATATTTCTACAGAAAATCTTGATCGGCACTTGCAGACTGCGCAAATATCGCATTCCATTAGCCATCTTCGTTTCCTCATCAGTAGTTTACTGATTCTAAATTTTTATATTTTCTGTGCCTATCACTATAATTTTTCACAAAATTCCTTCTATTTTAACCTATGGTTTTTTGTTTCTGAGTTTATCCTCAGTATCTTTTGGCTCGTGAATACCTTGTATTTCAACCCGAAAAATCATTCTGCCAAACATGCACACCGCTGGATTCAAGGCATCTGTTTAAGTATTGGTATTTTGGTTGCAGCAGGCGTCGTTTGTATCTATTACTATTTACCCAGCCTATCTGGCAATTTTAACTATACAAATGCCCTACTCTTGTCTGCACTTTTAGTGATCGTCACACAGACCGTTTGCCTTACCTATTTAACGCAGCGCATTAGTTATTTTTGTTTGGTTTTTATTCCGTCCATTACCCCTTATGTCCTCTCTCAATTTATCAACTTCGATGCCAATCACACTCTTTTTCACCTCACTGTAAACTTTATTCTGATTGTGATTTTGCTTTGTGCCAATGCCACTAACCGTATTAATCAGCATTTATCCCGTCTCTCAATTAAAAATCGAGAGTTGAAAAAAGAAGCTGAAAAACAAGTCGCTTGGACCGATGATTTATGCAAACAACTACAAAATGAAGTGAATAAATCCAAAGAAATTGAACAACAGTTACAACTGAATAATCAATTGCTTGAACAAAAAGTACGTGAACGAACCTTTGATGTAAATCAAATCAACAAAGACTTAAAGAACAAACAAGAAAACCTATCGCTTGCCCATGAAATTTCAGGTATCCGTCCTTGGGATTGGAATATTAAAGATCGACTCATTTCCTTGACCAATCACAAACAAGAAAAAGTACTTAAAAACTCTACACAGCATCAACTTCAGCTTCAATACCTGATTCATCCAAATGATATTGCAACGTTTAAATCTGCAATGAAAAGTCATTTGCGGGGCCATTCAGACCGTTATGAAGCCACTTACCGTGTGCAGCATAACAACGGGAAATGGTACTGGGTACATGACACAGGACGCGTCATCGCTCGCGATCCAATCACCCAAAAACCGTTACAAATGGTCGGTATTCGACGTGACATTCAACATGAAAAAAGCAACCAAGAACGTCTGCGACTAGCAGCGAGCGTACTTGAACAAGCTGAACAAGGGATTTTCATCTTAGATGAAGACCTGCGTTATATCGACGTAAATCCGTTCTTTGAACGTTTGGCAGGCTTTGAAGCTGCACAAATCAATGGCAAACATTTGTTTGATATTGTGGCAAACTATAAGTCACATCAACGCACCACACATAGCCAAATCATTGGCCAACTCCTTAAAAAAGGTGAATACGATGGTGAACTTAATGAAAAGTTTCTGTCGGGCAAAGAGTTGTGTATTTGGATGCATCTGAATGCCGTTACCGATGAGCAAGATCATGTCACGCATTATATTGGTATCGTGTCCGATTTAACCGAACGTAAACTACAAGAACAGCGTCTTTCTTATTTAGAAAACTACGATACGCTGACTGACTTACCTAACCGTTTTTACTATAACTATCAGCTTCATCAATATTTGGTTTCTCAACAAGACAGCCTTAAACAACTGGCGATTATTCGTCTCAATATTGACCGTTTCCGTCCATTGAATGAATTCTTAAGCAATAATGGAGGCGATGAGCTGCTGCGTCAAGTTGCCCAGCGCCTTCGTTTGACCAATGCTGAAGCCCTGATGGTGGCTCACTTGAATGGTGATGATTTTGCAATTGTATATGAGGTCTCTCATATTCGCCCCTCAGTTCAGGAACATATCGATCGCATTAATAAAGCCTTCAGTCTGCCTTTTGATATTTTTGGTCAGGAACACATTATTACGCTTTCAATGGGGATTTCGCAGTACCCTGAACATGGTCGTCAACTGGACTATTTAAACAATTGTGCAGAACAAGCACTGAGTGAAGCAAAACGCTTAGGTGGAAATGCCACGAAGTTCTACAGTCTGAGCAATACCGTTGCATTAGAAGAAGGGATTTATTTAGAACGTGATTTAAGACTAGCGATACAAAACAATGAGTTAGTGGTTTATTACCAACCCAAAATCAACTTTCACAATCAGAAAATTTATGGTTTTGAGGCATTGGTACGCTGGAATCATCCAACTAAGGGCATCGTACCGCCAGGTCTATTTATTCCTATGGCAGAAAAAACCAGTTTGATTTCAGACATCGGTCGAATTGTGATTTTACAAACCGCGAAGCAAATCAAAGAATGGAATAAGTTAGGTTTTGATAATATCTGTGTCTCGGTCAATGTGGTTGCCCAACAACTACAACGTGGACAGCTTTTAAAGGACCTAGATGAAGCCCTTGATCGATACAAAATTAGTGGCAGCAGCCTCGAATTAGAAATTACAGAATCCACTTTGGTTGAAAATTCGGAAACGGTAAAAAATCTCCTTGAAACCATCAAGTCACGTGGCATTCATATTTCTTTAGACGACTTTGGCACAGGTTATTCCTCGCTATCTTACCTCACGGACTTCCCAATCGATACTTTAAAAATTGATCGAAGCTTCATTTCAAAAATTGGGCACTGCAAACAAGAAGCTATTGTGAGCGCCATGATTGCTATGGGAAAAGCCATGGGTATGACCGTGGTGGCGGAAGGAATCGAGACCGAACAACAACTGAGTTACCTACAAAACTTAGAATGTGATATCGCGCAAGGTTATTTATTTTCCAAACCTCTTCCACAGCTCGATGCTACCCAATACTTAAGAGATCATCTAGATACGCCCTCTTATACATACTTAATATAA
- a CDS encoding NADP-dependent malic enzyme, which yields MDDQSLKQQALYYHEFPTPGKISVTPSKQLVNQRDLALAYSPGVAAPCLEIERDPSTAALYTARGNLVAVVSNGTAVLGLGNIGPLASKPVMEGKGVLFKKFAGVDVFDIEIAENDPDKIVDIVAALEPTFGGINLEDIKAPECFYIEQKLRERMNIPVFHDDQHGTSIIVGSALLNALQLNGKKIEEIKIVASGAGAAALSCLDLLCAIGAKKENIIVADSRGLLTTKREGLDESKKRYVQDIDGTQLADVIADADMFLGLSAAGILTKEMVKLMAKDPIIFALANPDPEILPEHAHEVRDDVIMATGRSDYPNQVNNALCFPYIFRGALDVGATTINEEMKIACVYAIARMAHIEADAASYGEKSASFGRDYLIPRPLDQRLILEIAPAVAQAAMDSGVADRPIQDFSAYRQRLSEFVYNSAFMMKPIFAQAKSDPKRIAYAEGEDLRVLRAVQIAVDEDLAKPILVGRTAVIEANIKKLGLRLEHGVNITIVDQEKNPDYELFADDYYTLMQRKGVTPEYAQREARRRSTLIASMLVKHGKADGMLCGTYSSYDIHLDFVKNIIGKKEGHNSFFTLNALMLEDRNLFIADTYINRNPTAEQLAEMTILAAEEVRRFGMTPRVALLSHSSFGSDQTDPSAQKMRKVFEILSQIAPELEVEGEMHADAALDENIRSFAYSNSRFKGSANLLIMPNLDAANISFNLLKSTSGNNVTIGPILLGAAKPVHILTPTTTTRRLVNMTALTVAEIQEAEKNGE from the coding sequence ATGGACGATCAATCATTAAAACAGCAAGCTTTGTATTATCACGAATTTCCAACTCCAGGGAAAATCAGCGTTACACCAAGCAAGCAGCTGGTCAACCAACGTGACTTAGCTTTAGCTTATTCACCAGGTGTTGCTGCACCATGTTTAGAGATTGAACGCGACCCGTCTACTGCGGCGCTTTACACAGCGCGTGGTAACTTAGTTGCTGTGGTCAGTAACGGTACAGCCGTACTTGGCCTTGGTAACATTGGTCCTTTAGCGTCTAAACCTGTTATGGAAGGTAAAGGCGTACTGTTTAAAAAATTCGCTGGTGTTGACGTTTTTGACATCGAAATTGCAGAAAATGATCCTGACAAAATCGTGGACATTGTTGCTGCATTAGAACCGACTTTTGGTGGTATCAACCTTGAAGACATCAAGGCACCAGAGTGTTTCTATATCGAGCAAAAACTACGTGAACGCATGAACATTCCTGTGTTCCACGACGACCAACATGGTACTTCTATTATTGTCGGTTCTGCTTTGCTAAACGCGTTACAGTTAAATGGCAAAAAAATTGAGGAAATCAAGATTGTTGCTTCAGGCGCAGGCGCTGCTGCATTGTCTTGTTTAGATCTTCTTTGTGCAATTGGTGCGAAGAAAGAAAATATTATTGTAGCTGACTCTCGCGGTCTGCTCACTACGAAACGTGAAGGCTTAGACGAGTCTAAAAAGCGTTATGTACAAGACATCGACGGCACTCAACTGGCTGACGTGATTGCAGACGCGGACATGTTCCTTGGGTTATCTGCTGCGGGTATCTTAACCAAAGAAATGGTTAAGCTAATGGCAAAAGATCCAATTATCTTTGCACTTGCAAACCCAGATCCAGAAATCCTACCTGAACATGCTCACGAAGTTCGTGATGATGTCATCATGGCAACAGGTCGTTCAGACTATCCAAACCAAGTAAACAACGCACTTTGCTTCCCTTACATTTTCCGTGGTGCCCTTGATGTAGGTGCAACGACGATTAATGAAGAGATGAAAATCGCGTGTGTATATGCGATTGCGCGTATGGCACACATTGAAGCAGATGCAGCATCTTATGGTGAAAAATCAGCATCATTTGGTCGTGACTACCTTATTCCACGCCCACTCGATCAACGTCTGATTTTGGAAATTGCACCTGCTGTTGCACAGGCAGCTATGGACTCTGGTGTTGCTGATCGACCAATTCAAGACTTCTCTGCTTACCGTCAGCGTCTGTCTGAGTTTGTCTACAACTCTGCGTTCATGATGAAGCCTATTTTTGCTCAAGCAAAATCTGATCCAAAACGTATTGCTTATGCTGAAGGTGAAGACCTACGCGTACTTCGCGCAGTACAAATTGCGGTCGATGAAGATCTTGCAAAACCAATTTTAGTTGGTCGAACTGCGGTTATTGAAGCGAATATTAAGAAGTTAGGCTTACGTCTTGAACATGGTGTAAACATTACTATTGTGGATCAAGAAAAAAACCCTGACTACGAACTGTTTGCAGATGACTACTACACGCTCATGCAACGTAAAGGTGTAACACCTGAATATGCGCAACGTGAAGCACGTCGTCGTTCAACCTTGATCGCGTCGATGTTAGTGAAACATGGTAAAGCAGACGGGATGCTATGTGGTACGTATTCAAGCTACGACATCCACTTAGACTTCGTTAAAAACATCATTGGTAAAAAAGAAGGTCACAACTCTTTCTTTACACTGAATGCGTTAATGCTTGAAGACCGCAACCTGTTCATTGCTGACACTTACATCAATCGAAATCCAACGGCTGAACAACTGGCTGAAATGACTATTTTAGCCGCTGAAGAAGTGCGTCGTTTTGGTATGACACCACGTGTTGCGCTACTTTCTCACTCAAGCTTCGGTTCAGACCAGACTGACCCAAGCGCACAAAAAATGCGTAAAGTGTTTGAGATTTTGTCGCAAATCGCGCCAGAACTTGAAGTTGAAGGTGAAATGCATGCAGATGCAGCATTGGATGAAAACATTCGTAGCTTTGCATACTCAAACTCACGCTTCAAAGGTTCTGCGAACCTATTGATTATGCCGAACTTGGATGCAGCCAACATTTCATTTAACCTGTTGAAATCAACTTCAGGTAATAATGTCACCATTGGCCCTATCCTATTGGGTGCAGCAAAGCCAGTTCATATTTTGACACCGACAACAACAACACGTCGTTTAGTGAATATGACTGCACTGACTGTAGCAGAGATTCAAGAAGCGGAGAAAAACGGCGAATAA